AGGTTGGACCCCGCGTCGCGTCGAGCGCCTGCTCGCCGGCCTCCCCGTCGCCCGTGGCTACCGGGTGGTGGTGAAGCCGCTGCGCTACAGGACCCGGCCCCACGTGCAGGCCTGGTGCGAGTTCGACGAGCGCCGCATCACGATCCAGGTGCCCGTCCCCTTCCGTCCCTTCACGGAGCGGATCCCGTACCGGGCTCGGCGACTCCCGGGGAAGGGGCTCAGGTTCGCCTGGTCGGTCCTCCGTCTGCGGTTCGACCGGCCGCACGAGCTGATCCGGTACCTGTACCTGCACGAGTACTACCACTGGTACCTGCGGGAGGTGCGCGGGCGCCCGAGCGCGGCTGAGACCGCGTGCGACCGGTTCGCCCTCCAGCGGATGTGAGCTCAGGTCAGGACCCGACGCGCCACGTGAGATGGCCGCGCATGGCGTCGAGGAACGCGGCGGGGTCGAAGGCCTCCGCCGGCGCCAGGACCCCGGCCCGGGGGGGACCACCGTCGGCGAGCCGCTGCAGGGCCTCCGCGCACGCGGCCGCCGTCATCCCGTACATGTCGTGCCCCTCGACCGTGCACCGCACGCCGTCCGCGACCGCCACCACCTCGTAGCGCCCCCTGCCTCGCTCCTCGGGCGAGGGACCGTCCGTCCCGGCGAGCGGCTGGGCCAGCGAGGCCGCCTTCCCGGCGCCCCGGATCAGAGCCGACGCCGCCTTCGGCAGGCGCATGTACGTCGACACGTTGCGGGCCCCCGTATGCCTCGGCACCGTGACCGGCTCTCCGCCGGGCCAGAGCGCGACGTTGGCCTCCCCCTCCGCGAACAGGAACCGCCTTCCGTCGCCGCCGATCCGGTCCTCGACGAGCCGGCCCTCCTTCCAGACCAGGCAGGGGAGGGCGGCGACGCGCATCCCGGTGCGCTTCGTCCCGCCCGACGCCTTCGCCTTCCGGATCAGGTAGTGGACGTCGATGCGGTCCGGGGTCCCGCCCGCCGCCTGTGCGGCCAGGGCGGCCGCCATATCGCCCGGGACGTAGTCGAACCCGATGGCCGGGACGACCGCGATCCCCGCCGACGAAGCGGCGCGGTCGTACCGCTCGAACACCGTCCGCATG
The sequence above is drawn from the Actinomycetota bacterium genome and encodes:
- a CDS encoding saccharopine dehydrogenase NADP-binding domain-containing protein; protein product: MRAAVVGATGYTGALVVQELVSRGVDLVAIGRSREKLDALPGDLERRVADAGDEASLVRALAGCDALVTTVGPFVDHGEPVVRAAVEAGVHYIDTTGEQAFMRTVFERYDRAASSAGIAVVPAIGFDYVPGDMAAALAAQAAGGTPDRIDVHYLIRKAKASGGTKRTGMRVAALPCLVWKEGRLVEDRIGGDGRRFLFAEGEANVALWPGGEPVTVPRHTGARNVSTYMRLPKAASALIRGAGKAASLAQPLAGTDGPSPEERGRGRYEVVAVADGVRCTVEGHDMYGMTAAACAEALQRLADGGPPRAGVLAPAEAFDPAAFLDAMRGHLTWRVGS